The following are from one region of the Nostoc cf. commune SO-36 genome:
- a CDS encoding ferredoxin--nitrite reductase, which produces MTETATTTTSLNKFEKLKAQKDGLAIKSEIEKFAALGWEAMDETDRDHRLKWMGVFFRPVTPGKFMMRLRMPNGILTSSQMRVLAQVVQRYGDDGCADITTRQNIQLRGIRIEDLPDIFNRFHAVGLTTIQSGMDNVRNITGDPVAGLDADELYDTRELVQQIQDMLTNKGEGNPEFSNLPRKFNIAIAGGRDNSVHAEINDLAFVPAFKEGTGDRGQGIGQEFSQSPIFGFNIIVGGFFSAKRCEAAIPLNAWVLPEDVVAVCKAVLEVFRDHGLRANRQKSRLMWLIDEWGVEKFRAEVESRLGKSLLPAAAKDEIDWEKRDHIGVYKQKQPGLNYAGLNIPVGRLYADDMFEIARLAEVYGTSEIRFTVEQNIVIPNISDSRLATFLTESLLERFSIDPGLLARSLVSCTGAQFCNFALIETKNRALAMIKALEEELTFTNPVRIHWTGCPNSCGQPQVADIGLMGTKTRKNGKTLEGVDIYMGGKVGKDAHLGTCVTKGIPCEDLQPVLQDLLIKNFGAKLKEEALLVGNC; this is translated from the coding sequence ATGACAGAAACAGCAACTACCACTACCAGCCTGAATAAGTTCGAGAAACTAAAAGCACAAAAAGATGGACTCGCCATCAAGAGTGAGATAGAGAAATTTGCCGCCTTGGGTTGGGAGGCAATGGACGAAACAGATCGCGATCATCGACTCAAGTGGATGGGTGTATTTTTTCGCCCAGTTACCCCAGGTAAGTTTATGATGCGGTTACGGATGCCTAACGGTATTCTTACCAGCAGTCAGATGCGTGTTTTAGCCCAAGTGGTGCAGCGTTACGGTGATGATGGTTGCGCTGATATTACTACGAGACAGAATATCCAATTACGGGGGATCAGAATTGAAGATTTACCAGATATCTTTAATAGATTTCACGCAGTTGGTTTAACCACTATCCAGTCAGGGATGGATAACGTTCGCAATATCACAGGCGATCCTGTGGCGGGGTTGGATGCAGATGAGTTGTATGACACACGAGAGTTAGTACAGCAAATTCAAGATATGCTCACCAACAAAGGAGAAGGGAACCCAGAGTTTAGCAACTTACCACGGAAGTTTAATATTGCGATCGCAGGTGGAAGAGACAATTCAGTTCACGCCGAAATCAACGATTTAGCTTTTGTTCCAGCATTTAAGGAGGGGACAGGGGACAGGGGACAGGGGATAGGGCAAGAATTTTCCCAATCACCAATATTTGGCTTCAACATCATTGTGGGTGGCTTTTTCTCAGCTAAACGCTGTGAAGCGGCGATTCCTCTGAATGCTTGGGTACTTCCCGAAGATGTGGTAGCTGTATGTAAAGCGGTTTTAGAAGTCTTTCGCGATCATGGACTGCGTGCTAATCGGCAAAAATCGCGCTTGATGTGGCTAATTGATGAATGGGGTGTAGAAAAGTTTCGAGCAGAAGTAGAAAGCCGTTTGGGTAAATCATTATTACCCGCAGCAGCAAAAGACGAAATCGACTGGGAAAAACGCGACCACATTGGGGTATATAAACAAAAACAACCAGGATTAAATTACGCAGGTTTGAACATTCCCGTCGGGCGTCTCTATGCCGATGATATGTTTGAAATTGCTCGTCTAGCAGAAGTTTACGGCACTAGTGAAATCCGTTTCACAGTTGAGCAAAATATCGTCATCCCCAACATTTCTGACTCCCGGTTAGCAACATTTTTAACAGAGTCTTTACTAGAAAGGTTTTCTATTGATCCAGGTTTACTGGCGCGATCGCTAGTATCCTGCACAGGAGCACAATTTTGCAACTTTGCCCTCATCGAAACCAAGAACCGCGCCCTGGCAATGATTAAAGCTTTAGAAGAAGAATTAACCTTCACCAATCCAGTCCGAATTCACTGGACAGGTTGCCCCAACTCATGCGGACAGCCTCAAGTTGCAGATATCGGCTTGATGGGAACTAAAACTCGCAAAAATGGCAAAACCTTGGAAGGCGTTGACATCTATATGGGTGGCAAAGTCGGCAAAGATGCTCATTTAGGAACTTGCGTTACCAAAGGCATACCATGCGAAGACTTGCAGCCAGTATTGCAAGATTTACTCATCAAAAACTTTGGGGCAAAACTCAAGGAAGAAGCCTTACTAGTTGGTAACTGCTAG